The Longimicrobium sp. genome includes the window GCGCGCGGCCAGGAGCCCGGCGTTGGCCGCGCCCGCCTTGCCGATCGCCACGGTGGCGACGGGGACGCCCTTCGGCATCTGCACGATGGAGAGGAGCGAGTCGAGCCCGCTCAAGCTCGAGGAGAGGACGGGGACGCCGATGACCGGGAGGACGGTCTTGGCGGCGGTCATCCCGGGGAGGTGCGCGGCCCCGCCGGCGCCGGCGATGATCACCTCCAGCCCGCGCTCCTCGGCCTGCTCGGCGTAGCGGAACATGCGGTCGGGCGTGCGGTGCGCGGAGACGATCTCCATCTCGTACGCGATCCCCAGCTCGTCCAGCACCCGCGCCGCCTCCTGCATGGTCTCCCGGTCGGAGCGGCTCCCCATGATGATCCCGACCCGCGGCTGGCTCATCTGTCGTCGAACCGTCGTCGTCGCCGGTTTCCGCTTACTTCTTCCAACCGCCAGCCGCGTCCTCGCCGACTGGCGGCCGTCGAGGCGCCGCGAGCAAACGCCCCGCGCCGGGCCGAGTACATCACTGCCTTCCAGACCACTTCAGGAGAGCAGTTCCTTGCGAACCTCCACGAACCACGGCGGCGCGATGATGCCCGCGAACCGAAATGCTTCGTCGAACCCGTTCAGCACACGTACCACCGCACCATGCTTCGACTGCTGGGGTACCGGTCTAAGCAGCCGGCGCAGGAGCGCAGCGACGGCCTGGAAGGGCATGTCGACCCCCGAATCGTCCTGTCGGAGCGAGTACCACAACCGCAGCTTGTCCCAGGTCTTTGCATAAGGCTCGGCGCCGTCGATCACGCCGCGCAAACCCGTTGGGGACATCCCCACCTCGCGAGCCAGGCTTCGCAAGGAGGTACGTTGCTCGGTTGTGGCGAGCGCCTCACGGATCTGTTGCAGCTCGTCCGATTCGAGATGCGAATGGTTGGGATGACTCATCGGCCATCAATTCCGGTGGTTCCGCTCTCGGGCTGCTGCAGCCGTCTCCACTGGATTTCCTCGGACAGCCCATGAACCGCGGCTTCCAGTACCTCAACTCGTATCTGCAGGTCTTCCTGCACTGCCCGAGCCTGGCGACCACTCCGCGTAGCGTCAATTGCAGGTCGGACGACGCGCTCAACGAGGTACACGGCTCCTACAACCAATCCGACGATCTCGATTCCGATCATCTGGGACGCACCCCTGGTGTGGTTTATCTCTCAGCAGCGAGTCGGCGGCGCCTCGCCGATCGCGACGTCGGCCTCAGGCGCGCGATCCAGCAGTTCCGCGACGAAGCGGGCGAGGAGACGCCCCACATCGCAGTCTGCATCCATGTACTCGATCACCCCCTCGACCTTGAGCTGCACCGCGTAATCGGGCTCTCCGGTCCCCGGCGCCACCAATGTCGCGAAGGCTCCTGGCCACGGGATGCAGTGGAGGATCCCGGCTGCGTCGATCCGCTCGACGACCTCCTCATCGGAGACTGCGTACAGCGGCCCGTATGGTGTCACGTACCGTCGCATGCATCGGCACCTTCTTCGTGGGGGCAGTTCGCGCGGGGCTCAGTTTCCGCCGCC containing:
- the purE gene encoding 5-(carboxyamino)imidazole ribonucleotide mutase, translated to MSQPRVGIIMGSRSDRETMQEAARVLDELGIAYEMEIVSAHRTPDRMFRYAEQAEERGLEVIIAGAGGAAHLPGMTAAKTVLPVIGVPVLSSSLSGLDSLLSIVQMPKGVPVATVAIGKAGAANAGLLAAR